The following proteins are co-located in the Corynebacterium aquilae DSM 44791 genome:
- a CDS encoding VanW family protein, translating into MVIAGGVAYGADFVLMKDRVPRGTVVAGTNIGGDTTEEATRVLTQVANERNTRPVKITAGEKTAEFIPADIGLGIDIPATIAAAGEPSLNPIVRIKSFFVEHPIELVSDVDQQRFVPATQELTNQLHIDPTNGAVNFQDGDIVTTDAADGQDVDPSDLRRTISASWLDADGVTITPNPVKPQVNNDAVKKAAEGPAAKAISGDIIAKGRDNIDGIIPIERMGEILHFDNKGGQLEPVVDTAKAQELLAENLSATEVQMRNAKISFVSGNKTVTPSADGVAIDWEATMDGFADRVIGDKDREFPAAYKDEKATFTTAQAEKATFDDKVSSFTTGGFSYASGVNIRKVAQMVDGAIVAPGQTFSLNGYTGPRGTAQGFIESGIIMDGHADKAVGGGISQFATTLYNAAYFAGMEDVAHTPHSYYISRYPAGREATVFEGAIDLQFKNTSPYPVLIRAYGDQNTITVDMMGKKTYQVDSTNGGRWAETQPKAITLSGDSCVPSTGAPGFTTSDTRVVRDLSGNEVSRNTTTTVYDPAPIVKCS; encoded by the coding sequence ATGGTTATCGCCGGCGGCGTCGCCTACGGCGCTGACTTTGTGCTGATGAAAGACCGCGTCCCCCGCGGCACCGTCGTCGCCGGCACCAACATCGGCGGCGACACCACCGAGGAAGCCACCCGGGTACTCACCCAGGTCGCCAACGAGCGCAACACCCGGCCCGTGAAGATCACCGCCGGCGAAAAAACCGCCGAATTCATCCCCGCCGACATCGGCCTCGGCATCGACATCCCCGCCACCATCGCGGCGGCCGGCGAGCCCTCCCTCAACCCGATCGTGCGCATCAAATCCTTCTTCGTGGAACACCCCATCGAGCTGGTCTCCGACGTCGACCAGCAACGCTTCGTGCCCGCCACCCAAGAACTCACCAACCAACTACACATCGACCCCACCAACGGTGCGGTGAACTTCCAAGACGGTGACATCGTCACCACCGACGCCGCCGACGGCCAAGACGTCGACCCCAGCGACCTGCGCCGCACCATCAGCGCCAGCTGGCTCGACGCCGACGGAGTCACCATCACCCCCAACCCGGTCAAACCCCAAGTCAACAACGACGCCGTCAAAAAAGCCGCCGAAGGACCGGCCGCCAAAGCCATCAGCGGTGACATCATCGCCAAAGGCCGCGACAACATCGACGGCATCATCCCCATTGAACGCATGGGCGAAATCCTCCACTTCGACAACAAAGGCGGCCAACTCGAACCCGTCGTCGACACCGCCAAAGCACAAGAACTGCTCGCCGAAAACCTCTCGGCCACCGAAGTGCAAATGCGCAACGCCAAGATCTCCTTCGTCTCCGGCAACAAGACCGTCACCCCCTCCGCCGACGGTGTAGCCATCGACTGGGAAGCCACCATGGACGGCTTCGCCGACCGCGTCATCGGCGACAAAGACCGCGAATTCCCCGCCGCCTACAAAGACGAAAAAGCCACCTTCACCACCGCCCAAGCCGAAAAAGCCACCTTCGACGACAAGGTTTCCTCCTTCACCACCGGCGGCTTCAGCTACGCCAGCGGCGTCAACATCCGCAAAGTCGCCCAAATGGTCGACGGCGCGATCGTGGCCCCCGGTCAAACCTTCAGCCTCAACGGCTACACCGGGCCCCGCGGCACCGCCCAAGGATTCATCGAATCCGGCATCATCATGGACGGCCACGCCGACAAAGCCGTCGGCGGCGGAATCAGCCAATTCGCCACCACCCTGTACAACGCCGCCTACTTCGCCGGCATGGAAGACGTCGCCCACACCCCGCACAGCTACTACATCTCCCGCTACCCCGCGGGCCGCGAAGCCACCGTCTTCGAAGGCGCCATCGACCTGCAATTCAAAAACACCAGCCCCTACCCGGTGCTGATCCGCGCCTACGGCGACCAAAACACCATCACCGTCGACATGATGGGCAAAAAGACCTACCAAGTCGACTCCACCAACGGTGGCCGCTGGGCCGAAACCCAACCCAAAGCCATCACCCTCAGCGGCGACAGCTGCGTGCCCTCCACCGGCGCGCCCGGCTTCACCACCTCCGATACCCGCGTGGTGCGCGACCTGTCCGGCAACGAAGTCTCCCGCAACACCACCACCACGGTCTACGACCCGGCACCCATCGTGAAGTGCTCCTAA